One Cytophagales bacterium genomic window carries:
- a CDS encoding M48 family metallopeptidase: MRRSILIDLGILLAIFGIIWAVLVYVPIFPEKINFDIDIPIEKEEKLGDLLAEIILSSDNELNSSKVDSAIFIIQTRLIDAVGVTDYDYKIRVIDNPAVNAFAIPGGNIFILSGLIEFIETPEELAAILAHEIGHVENRHVVKKLAKELGLNILFTIITGNDNIILKEISKTATSTIFDRKQEREADKYAMELLVNSNINPKVIASFFLKISREKGSIDEKLEFLMTHPHNNSRIKASLEYKIPDDFEEKSIGIEWEKVKEAVKK, from the coding sequence ATGAGAAGGTCTATTCTAATTGATCTTGGTATACTGTTAGCGATTTTCGGGATAATTTGGGCAGTACTGGTATATGTGCCAATTTTTCCTGAAAAGATAAATTTTGATATTGATATACCTATTGAAAAAGAAGAAAAGTTAGGCGACCTGCTGGCTGAAATAATCTTGTCTTCTGATAATGAACTCAACTCATCAAAAGTTGATTCTGCAATATTTATCATTCAAACCAGACTGATAGATGCCGTTGGTGTTACGGATTATGATTACAAGATCAGGGTGATAGATAACCCGGCCGTCAATGCTTTTGCAATACCGGGGGGTAACATATTTATTCTTTCAGGCCTGATTGAATTTATTGAAACCCCTGAAGAATTAGCTGCTATTCTGGCCCACGAAATAGGGCATGTTGAAAACCGCCACGTTGTAAAAAAATTAGCCAAAGAATTAGGACTAAATATTCTCTTCACTATCATTACCGGTAATGACAATATTATTTTAAAGGAAATTAGTAAAACCGCTACCTCCACGATTTTTGACCGCAAACAAGAAAGAGAAGCTGATAAGTACGCGATGGAATTATTGGTTAATTCGAATATTAACCCGAAAGTAATTGCCAGCTTTTTTTTAAAGATCTCAAGAGAAAAAGGCAGCATTGATGAAAAGCTGGAATTTTTGATGACCCACCCTCATAACAATTCAAGGATAAAAGCCTCGCTTGAATATAAAATACCTGATGATTTTGAAGAAAAAAGTATTGGAATAGAGTGGGAAAAGGTAAAAGAAGCTGTGAAAAAGTAG
- a CDS encoding DUF433 domain-containing protein: MNYLDRITIDPQICHGKPCIRGMRWPVEVVLDMLSSEMTIKEILTDHPELEKQDILASLNYAKLLASGKNLSEIIG; encoded by the coding sequence ATGAACTATTTAGACAGAATTACTATTGACCCGCAAATCTGCCATGGTAAACCATGTATAAGAGGAATGCGTTGGCCGGTTGAGGTTGTTTTAGATATGCTTTCATCTGAAATGACAATCAAAGAGATTCTTACTGATCATCCTGAACTTGAAAAACAAGATATTCTTGCTAGTCTTAATTATGCAAAGTTATTGGCATCAGGTAAAAATTTAAGTGAAATCATCGGATGA
- a CDS encoding DUF2335 domain-containing protein codes for MNKIVKKDDKNHAQDDARSELEVVNLDEVVEDLKKNPKFKNFSVEQLKTVAQAVSVEIRQEIFSSSFSGPLPPPAAYGHYEQILPGAADRILAMAEDNADDRSEINSKIVNSDIKRSGRGQILGFILSILFIGASIVCAYLNQPFPASVLGIGGFSSIISIFVLGKK; via the coding sequence ATGAATAAAATTGTTAAGAAAGATGATAAAAATCACGCCCAAGACGATGCGCGCTCGGAATTAGAGGTAGTTAATTTAGATGAGGTCGTTGAGGATTTAAAGAAAAATCCGAAATTTAAGAATTTTTCTGTCGAGCAATTAAAAACAGTTGCTCAAGCTGTCAGTGTTGAGATTCGCCAAGAGATATTTAGCAGTAGTTTTTCGGGCCCCTTACCTCCGCCAGCAGCTTATGGTCATTATGAGCAAATATTACCTGGAGCTGCAGATAGAATTTTGGCGATGGCTGAAGATAATGCCGATGACAGAAGTGAAATTAATAGTAAAATTGTCAATTCGGATATTAAAAGATCGGGTAGAGGTCAAATTTTAGGATTCATTCTTTCAATTCTTTTTATTGGTGCATCAATTGTCTGTGCGTATCTAAATCAACCCTTTCCAGCAAGTGTCTTGGGTATTGGTGGATTTTCCTCTATTATATCAATTTTTGTTCTTGGCAAAAAGTAA
- the hutU gene encoding urocanate hydratase — MSANTNITHKIKTPTGTKLSCKGWIQEAALRMLHNNLDPEVAERPEDLIVYGGTGKAARNWEAFDLIVKALKDLEDDETLLVQSGKAVGILPTHKDAPRIIISNSMLVPHWATWEHFRELEAKGLTMFGQMTAGSWIYIGSQGIVQGTYETYAELARQHYNNTLKGTLNVTAGLGGMGGAQPLAITMNEGVCLVAEVEKWRIQKRLDIRYLDKMTYSVDEGIDWALAAKEKSKPISIGVLCNAVELLQCLLDRNITPDTLTDQTSAHDELNGYFPEGLTVAEAKILREKNPKQYIDRSLDTISKHVRLMLDLQKLGAVTFDYGNNIRGQAKDQRGVKNAFDFPGFVPAYVRPLFCKGKGPFRWAALSGDPDDIYETDRVILELFPEDKPLARWIKLAQEKIAFQGLPCRICWLGQGDREKAGLAFNNLVKEGKVKAPIVIGRDHLDTGSVASPNRETEAMKDGSDAIADWPILNALINTAGGASWVSVHHGGGVGIGYSIHAGMVIVADGTEDADARLKRVLHNDPATGIIRHADAGYDIAKDAARKFRLDLTERLKG; from the coding sequence ATGAGTGCCAATACTAATATAACCCACAAGATAAAAACCCCCACCGGCACCAAACTATCTTGCAAAGGCTGGATACAGGAAGCAGCTTTAAGAATGCTGCATAACAACCTTGATCCGGAAGTAGCTGAAAGGCCGGAAGACCTCATTGTCTATGGTGGAACCGGGAAAGCTGCCCGAAACTGGGAGGCGTTTGACCTGATCGTCAAAGCATTGAAAGACCTTGAGGATGATGAAACGCTGCTGGTACAATCGGGTAAAGCTGTAGGGATACTCCCTACCCATAAAGATGCTCCTCGTATCATTATCTCCAATTCAATGCTGGTGCCGCACTGGGCTACCTGGGAACATTTCAGGGAGTTGGAAGCCAAAGGACTTACCATGTTCGGACAAATGACGGCCGGGTCATGGATATATATCGGTTCTCAGGGTATCGTGCAGGGAACTTATGAGACTTATGCTGAACTTGCCCGGCAGCATTATAACAATACGCTAAAAGGGACTTTAAACGTTACAGCAGGCTTGGGGGGTATGGGCGGAGCTCAACCGCTTGCAATAACAATGAACGAAGGTGTTTGCCTCGTAGCAGAAGTTGAGAAATGGCGTATTCAAAAGAGATTGGATATCCGCTACCTGGATAAAATGACATATTCTGTAGACGAAGGGATTGATTGGGCGCTGGCGGCAAAAGAAAAAAGCAAGCCAATATCAATAGGGGTTTTATGCAATGCGGTAGAATTATTACAATGCCTTCTTGATAGAAACATTACGCCCGATACCTTGACCGACCAAACCTCAGCGCATGATGAGTTGAATGGCTATTTTCCGGAAGGTTTAACTGTAGCAGAAGCAAAGATACTCAGAGAAAAAAATCCTAAGCAATATATTGATCGCTCATTAGATACTATTTCGAAGCATGTAAGATTAATGCTTGACCTGCAAAAGTTAGGTGCCGTTACATTTGACTACGGTAATAATATCAGGGGACAGGCAAAAGACCAAAGAGGTGTGAAAAACGCATTTGATTTCCCCGGTTTTGTGCCTGCTTACGTCAGGCCTTTATTCTGCAAAGGAAAAGGCCCTTTTCGGTGGGCTGCATTGTCAGGAGACCCGGATGATATATATGAGACAGACAGAGTGATCTTAGAGTTATTTCCTGAAGATAAACCGTTGGCAAGATGGATAAAGTTAGCACAGGAGAAAATAGCTTTCCAGGGTTTACCGTGCCGTATCTGCTGGTTAGGACAGGGAGACAGGGAAAAAGCCGGCCTGGCTTTTAATAACCTGGTGAAAGAAGGGAAAGTAAAAGCGCCCATCGTAATTGGCAGAGATCACCTGGATACAGGTTCCGTTGCGTCTCCAAACAGGGAAACTGAAGCGATGAAAGATGGCTCTGATGCCATTGCAGATTGGCCAATTTTGAATGCTTTGATAAATACTGCAGGAGGAGCAAGCTGGGTATCGGTTCATCATGGGGGAGGGGTAGGGATAGGCTATTCTATTCATGCCGGGATGGTGATTGTTGCAGATGGTACGGAAGATGCTGATGCGAGGTTAAAAAGGGTATTGCATAATGACCCGGCTACTGGAATTATCCGTCACGCTGATGCCGGTTATGATATTGCGAAGGATGCTGCACGGAAGTTTAGATTGGATTTAACGGAAAGGTTGAAAGGTTGA
- a CDS encoding CopG family transcriptional regulator, producing the protein MKNTMVFTSSLSKDLLNELDYYARKLNKNKNQILEAALIRFLDELKRMEYIRSFKRANKDKELLSG; encoded by the coding sequence ATGAAAAATACTATGGTTTTTACCAGTTCACTTTCAAAGGATTTATTGAATGAGCTGGATTATTACGCAAGAAAATTAAATAAAAATAAAAATCAGATATTAGAAGCAGCTTTAATAAGGTTTCTGGATGAGTTAAAAAGAATGGAATATATCCGATCTTTTAAACGAGCAAACAAAGATAAGGAATTATTATCGGGTTAA
- a CDS encoding tyrosine--tRNA ligase, translating to MNFIEELKWRGMIHDMMPGTEEALQKGIAAGYIGFDPTAPSLTIGNFAPVMLLLHFQRAGHKPIALIGGATGMIGDPSGKDTERKLLDPEILKNNEEIIKKQLSKFLDFNSRSNSAEILNNYDWFKSINTLTFLRDTGKYLTVSYLLSKGFIKDRLKKGDISFTEFNYILMQAYDFLWLLEEKNCILQMGGSDQWGNITAGTELIRKKLRKIAFGLTCPLLTRADGTKFGKTEEGNIWLDPKMTSPYKFYQFWLNCSDEDAGKLIRYFTLLPKEKIIELEKQHAEAPHQRILQKALAKDITIRVHSEEDLNNAIKASEILFGTGTTDTLKTLKEDMLLSVLEGVPRVEINRSDLKNVANIIDFLSVTTKGVIFSSKGEAKRMIQGGGVSINKTKISDPGQAAALELLQDKYILVQKGKKSYYLVKVVK from the coding sequence ATGAACTTCATAGAAGAACTCAAATGGCGAGGCATGATCCACGACATGATGCCCGGCACGGAAGAAGCGCTCCAAAAAGGAATAGCTGCCGGTTATATCGGTTTTGACCCTACCGCTCCATCTTTGACGATTGGCAATTTTGCTCCTGTCATGCTGCTGCTGCATTTTCAAAGGGCAGGTCATAAACCCATTGCATTAATAGGAGGAGCAACAGGTATGATCGGTGATCCTTCCGGAAAAGACACAGAAAGAAAACTCCTAGACCCTGAAATACTTAAAAATAACGAGGAAATCATTAAAAAACAATTAAGCAAATTCCTGGATTTCAATTCCAGGAGCAATTCAGCAGAGATCCTCAACAATTACGATTGGTTTAAAAGTATCAATACTTTGACTTTTTTACGCGATACCGGGAAATACCTGACTGTTAGCTATTTACTAAGTAAAGGTTTTATAAAAGACCGCTTGAAAAAGGGAGATATTTCATTTACAGAATTTAATTATATTTTGATGCAAGCGTATGATTTCCTGTGGCTGCTAGAGGAAAAAAATTGCATCCTGCAGATGGGAGGCTCTGATCAGTGGGGAAATATCACTGCCGGAACAGAACTGATCAGAAAAAAATTGAGAAAAATTGCTTTCGGACTAACCTGTCCTTTATTAACGAGAGCAGATGGCACAAAATTTGGAAAAACTGAGGAAGGGAATATCTGGTTAGACCCGAAAATGACTTCTCCCTACAAATTTTACCAGTTCTGGCTAAACTGCTCAGATGAAGATGCCGGTAAATTGATCAGGTATTTCACACTTTTACCTAAAGAGAAGATCATAGAACTTGAAAAACAACATGCAGAAGCGCCTCATCAAAGGATATTGCAGAAAGCATTGGCGAAAGACATTACCATTAGGGTACATTCAGAAGAAGATTTGAACAATGCAATAAAAGCATCTGAAATTCTTTTTGGAACAGGAACAACTGATACATTAAAAACACTTAAAGAGGATATGCTTTTGTCTGTATTGGAAGGTGTACCCCGGGTTGAAATTAACAGATCAGATCTAAAAAACGTTGCTAACATAATAGACTTTCTCTCGGTTACCACAAAAGGAGTTATATTTAGCTCAAAAGGAGAGGCAAAGAGAATGATCCAGGGCGGTGGAGTCAGTATCAACAAAACCAAAATATCGGACCCTGGTCAGGCTGCTGCCCTTGAATTACTACAAGATAAATATATACTTGTACAGAAAGGAAAGAAAAGTTATTATTTGGTTAAGGTGGTTAAATAA